Sequence from the Castanea sativa cultivar Marrone di Chiusa Pesio chromosome 12, ASM4071231v1 genome:
aaaccaaaaccccaaAATAAACGGCCAAACACATCCTTAAAAGACTATGAGTTTGAAGTAACTAACTTTTCAACTGTTAAAAGACCTTGGAATCTCTATCTGTGACTGTGAGTACTCTTTGCAAATTCATGAAACAGTTGAAGTTTATTGTAGTAAGGTAcaatctagaaaatattttggacccattttttttttttttttagtctaaattttctttttggtggtTGTTATTGGACAGGGGGTTTTGTTAGAGTAGTTTGAGTGTAGAGAGTAATTGGGAAATGGCAACTGAAATggatcatcattatcatcatagCTATTGTGGCAATGAATGGTCACAAACTGAGGTATCATCAGAGGGCCAACAAGCTCAGGTACACTCTAAAATTACTCTTTCAATAGCTGTCTTTTGTTTTATGGTTGTTGGTGAATTATTGATAGAATAAAAGGTAAAGTGGTTAAGGTCAAAGATAGAGTTGCtttttgttgatgttgaaataaatatatgaatgaTGGGTGAAGTATTCAATTAAGCTGTTTGTACTATTTGAAGTAGTTTTGGAAAGGCttaaaatttggtcaaatttgGATTTCATACTTTATAGTTAAACAGCTGCAATTTGATTTGACTGAGAAGCAATGAACATAGTGTAATGCACCTTCCTCCCACATAAATGGTGGATCCCACGTGTGAAAAGGAGGTGTAATACGCATAAATGGTTGACACTGTACATTAAAAAGCTAGAACATGATCTCTTCTCTGTTTCTAGAAATGGAGACCATTTCAAGGTTCtgattttaaatgaagttgtacACCTTTAGATTTGTGATGTATAAAATTGAAACatgaactaaattttttttttcaaatggaaAGAATCCTTTTCCTAAAAAGCAAATGTGACTTGGAATAGctttaacaaaaaatagaaggaaGGTTGAAATTATTAcctttttaatatttgaagaacaaaaatcaaaactttcaCAAATTGTTTTTGAAGAATTGGTTGACTTGGTAGTCTTGGTTAAGTTTTCTAATATTTCGAAATGTTTTTAGCGAGTATATTGTTCTGATGTGAGGCTATTCTGTTTTTGGAGAAATTTTAAAGCTTGAGAAATGAGTTTTTCTAAATGTTTTATGAAAATAGATTGATATTATTTTACATGGACATCTAAATATACTTTAGAGTAACAGTAAGGGTGAAACAAAGTTTATTACAATTTTGTTGCAAACTGCAGTGGCTTTTATGTGGTTGTACAAATTAATTTGTGGAATGCAGGATCGTGTGATGCACATGGCATGACAATGTAGCAGCCATGTCAGTTAGTAACTTATGTGTAACCTGTAAGAATATAACAATGCTGCAGGcataacaaatttcacttttgttGTTGAGGTGGTAGATTGTGATTTGGAATATGTCATTTTTGCACAGGACCCccactaacatcacttttactGCATTCCATTCATGAACTGCGACCTTAGCAATTGTGAAATTGGTTGTGGGCTTTGACTTATTGGTAAGCAAAATTTGTAAGAACTATAGCAATTTTCTACTCTTCAAGAGTCTACTTGGTTTCCAAATTATCtgaggaaaatgaaaatgaaaataattggAGCGTTATAATTGTTGTGATCTAGATATAGTTCAATTGACTTTTGTATTTGACATTTACAcagattcttcttctttttcccacttttctttttctctagcCTTTTTGAGTCCAAAGGCTCAAGTGGGGAATTTTGGATGGTCCTAAATCTTGAAATTAAATGTGCTAAGATGGTTTTCTTATGCTTTACTGGGTTTTTTGTTAACATTTCTGCTGTATGGCTTTGTTATTATATCTAAATTTTACTTGGGCAAGCAGGTTGTTTCCATCTCTGACATTCTGGATCATGGTTCAATATCTTTTGGAAGATTTGCTGTCGATTCACTTGCATGGGAAAAGCGGTCAGTGTTCTCCCACAACAGACGTCAGGAGGAGCTGGAGAAGTTTAAGGCCCCTGGATTTGTTGCTCAAAAGAAGGCATACTTTGAAGAATATTACAAAAAAGTTAGAGCTATGAAGGCATTACAAGCAGAACAGCAACAGACAACACAGCCTGATTCTTGCCTGGTGGCAATGAGCACTATCACACAAGTGGAAAATGCTGTCAATGCTGACTTCATGAAAGAGGAAAAGAAGCCTATCAATGTCAGTGAAAGACAGGTCTTAGAGAATGATGCAACTAGAGGCATTCTGGATAGTTCAAAAGATGCTACCAAAGAAGAATTAGGTTGCTGTGGTAATGACAATGACAAAACTAGCCTGACAGATGAAACCAGTGTGTCCTTATCTGCCATTGAACTCCAACATTTTGTTAAAGGGGCTTCCTCCACTTCAGCAGTCAGTAAGAGCTCAGAAACTGCCCAGCATGACTGCTCTGTCTCTGACAGAGCCAAGCATGATGCCAACAAGCAAAAGAAACAATCATTCAGTCTTAATGCTAAGGTAAAATGTTGGATTTCTAATTTGTGTCTCATTTCCCCTTAACCAATGTTATAAAAATCTGTGAAAAGATTCTCACTTTGCTTGAGGACtatttactaataatccttTCAAGTGGATAGTTTGCTGAATTAATCTACAGAGCTCAGGGTGGCATAACTTATTAACACTGACTTTAGAggccaacaaattttttttatgtattgcAAAGTGGTTCTCATGCTTGCTGATCCATAAAATGAGGGTCTCCTACTTTTCGGTTCCATTAATTATATAGGAGattgaaaagtaagaaaaaaatattaaaatactgaaagaagaagattttgACAGCCTCATAGTCAAGGTGAAACTCTGCCAAAAAGTGTGTTTAGACCTGATTACTAAATAGCTGTTATACTACTGTATGCATTGTCTTGTTAATTGGAACTCTCTTGCTGTATCAAGTTATGGTcccatttatattttgattgcACTTGTGGTTAGTTGCTAAAGTTTGCTAATGTGCAATAGATAGGTGATTTTCTGTTACTCAGTTTTAAGTTGTTCTACCAGGTGACAGTTGCTTCTGCTGAAAAAAGAACACATTTGGACTACAGAATTACCAAAGGTGCCATTAAGCTATCTGAGAAGCCGAAAGTGTCTATTAATGATAAAATTGCTGGCAAGAAAGATAACGGTATTGTTTCAAGCAAAAGAAGTACACCTAAGATTGCAAAAGACATTAGTTCCAACAATGTTTACTCAATTAGACAAAATACGGAAATACGCCCCAATGCCACTGTTCTGCGCACTTCATTGGTGAGGGCTAGCTCAGTGACATCTTCACCCATTAGTATAGTTAGTCAGGTCAAGGCAATTTCAACTTCCAAAGGGTCAGTAGACAAGTTACCAACGAAGTTGCCACTCCATGAACGATCCACCCAGGTAGACTATCATGATTGTATTCATATTGAATTTTAGTTCCTCTGCTGATGGCTTTTCTTGCTGGTTGCGTGCAACTATATATGCAGAGCACTACAAAGGAGGCTTCTGTTACTGGTGGCTTGAGAAAGAAAGCTCTGGATAACAGGAGGTCTGGTTTCACCAATTAgaatgcctctctctctctctctcaacaaccCCCTTCCCCCCAAACCCCTCTCCCTCCCCTCACTCCCTCGCTAATCTGAATTGTTTGTTCATTTTTAGGAGCTGTGATGGAGTCGATAGAAAGCCTTTAGAGCCTAGTGGCTGCCAAATTAGAGCCAATGGCAGAGTATCTGAGAACCAGAGACCGAAAATAATGTAATGTGCTATATCCATTTACATTTGTTTTCCTCAGATACTGTcaccaccaattttttttttttttctttttactgaTTTTTCTTTGCTTGTGTGATATTCTAATGGTTTGGAAATACAAAAGGTCTATGAACCTTCGTGCTCAAAATAATGTAAATCAAAATTATGGAGTTGAAGCTGAGCAAAAGAGTAATGTCAAAGGACTGCAGAAAAAGGTAATTCCTACTGGATATGATTTAGTTAAGCATGCATACATTTGTGTGTGTCGGTTTCTGCATTTTAAAGACGTGATCTTTGAACTAGGTTCCTCTAGGAAGCTTGGACTATATGACTTAGAATTATCCTAATCTGAGCTTCCATTAGCTTGAACACATTGCAATGGTCAAAAGATCTTGCACACTAGGAATCTTAGGATCATAGAGAACTTTGGTTGTGAGGATTGCATTTACAAAATTAATTCATGAAGCATCATTTTAAAGTATTTATTATAGGTTCATGACATCTCTAATCATTTCTAGGCTACTACCTATTATAGTATCTTCAATTTGGAGAAGATGGGTAAGTTAATTTCTTATCCATCTTTACTGATTTAGTTAGAGATTTGGTATTACTGACAGTATGTTACAGCTCCATCACCTGGATCACAAATATGGCCTACCAAGACATCAATACAATGACAATGAAAAGTTGTGCTGGTTCTTGCTAGAATTTTAGGCTTGTTACTTGAAGAGATTTATGACTCAGATGATGAAATGTATTTTATGATTGACGAGGTTCGATCATATTGTTTAATAATACTTGAGTTTAATTGTAAATCTATAAGCTTAATGCCTAAGACATGACTGATTTATGAAACTAtgtttttgttatgtttagttttgtttaattataCTTGAGTTTAATTGTAAATCTATAAGCTTAATGCCTAAGACATGACTGATTTATGAAACTAtgtttttgttatgtttagtTTGAAGAGGCATGCATTCTGGTAATGAGCATTCTTCTGTTTGTTATATATAGAGGAATTTTCAGCGTTGGATGCACAGATCATGCTTGCATTTTGTATGTGTGCAGGGAGACGAGAAAAGTAATGCTGGGCTTGGAAAAGATCCAAAATATGCATCATCTACCTTGTTCACCATTCATAAGGCTCCAAATCCAAAACCAGTTCCTAAGGTCATATTTCTATTCTTTCTGCTAAGGGTTTGGAAATTACTGCAGAATATTAGGACATAATTTTATTCCTTATCCATTCTATctaattttattctcttttattAATTGGAATAGAAAATCATGAATTGTGTCATCATATAACAATTTGATCAACATTTCCAGATTGCATTATCAGAATCTGTAGATCTGACCCATGCAAGAAGAGAACCAAGGTACGATATGCTCTATGTTACTCTTCAATTACTATCCCCCTACTAATTCTTAAACATGAAGTATATACTTGTTTAAATTTGAGCattttatgaacaattgatCATGAGTAAGATTTACCTTGGATTAAGGGTAtgtttgaataccgcttattactgaaaactgaaaacattgtagcaaaataatttttaaatgtatgaatagtgccGTAGAATCCATTTTTAATGAatgttttattgaaaaaagaggtttgtgggtcccatgaacagtacacgggacccacgcGCAAAACGCTGGACGCGTAATCGCTATCCAAACATTCACTAACATGCCCAAATTCGTCTAGGCCTTTATATTACCTCATTGTGATTGTGACTTGTACTTGATTGCAATGCAGACCGAAGATGCCAAGTTGGCGGTGAAATTGAAACACAAGGGGATTCGTGAATTATCATAGACCAGGAATCTGTGGCTGTCACTTGTCATACTCATCACATTTGCAATCGAAGGTATCTGCACcggattttatgaattcaggGAAAAGGTTTCAAGCTGGCACGAACTATGGTCTCAAGAAATTGCCAGAAACCAAAAGGAGAACCTCAGAAGGCTTTATTCAAGCATATGAGATAAATATTTTGTCGAAGCAGCTACAAAAAATGTAACATTTAGGGCTTAAAATATGTGACAGAAATTAATGATTGTATAAAGAGTTCATGTTTGTATGGATCATAAGGCTGTCATCAACTTCAGAAGATAGACCGTAAGTATGTCAAATCTTCTGCTAACATTTCAAATTGAATAAAAACATGATATCTTATGATGCTTATTAGTTGattttgtatatatacacaaaatatatttgagagagatatatatacacacaaaatatcttacaaaataatattaagGTAACATAAGTATGCATGCATGCtactaaattgatatttttttttatagaaacaaacacacacacacaagggagagggaaagaggttctaacacaaaggtacaccacaactccactcaaaaggTTCTAACATAAGTGTATTGTGTGTAATATAACTTGTCCCACCTTCCCTTAAAAGTTATCATGGCTTTTAAGTGGAGTTGTAGTGCGTTTTTGTGTTAAATTAGAATATAGTAAAAGATATAACTTAACCAAAAGTTGTGAAATATAATGGCATTGTTTAGTCATTATCATGTGGAGAACATGGAATAAGGGTACATTtaaataccgcttattttgctaaaaactgaaaacagtaaaaaataataattttcgaATTATTGTTCACACCAAAATCATTGTTCATTTGCCTATTTACACTGTTCATATCTCATAAACAGTGCAATAGGcgttggttaaaaaaaaaaaaaaaggtgaaaaatgcaAAACGTGGCCATGAACTCCGGATCCAAACGCTCACTAAGGTTACAGTTATTAGTTTCATTCCATTCCGATGAAAAAATTATGTGCCAATTAAACAATAGGTAAGAATCAACCAAATTCCATCTCAACCTAAATTCCTACCCCATTCTAGTCTATTCCACCTGTTTTAAGTCCATTTCACTCAATTTTCGATAAATGTTGATATGGGCCAATATGTGaacaaaatatttacattttgtgggtactttttattaaattattaaatctgaaatttgaaatttgagttgatattatatattgtcgttaaaattttgagaaattaatttgattcttcttaatttttcttgatttgatatttgaaatttagtccTATTAGACTCAACTATTGATTCATCCTAAATTAATGGACTCCTTGTTATCTTGTTATGTAAcgaaatattttaaattatcttTTCATGTAATGGTGATGTTAAAAAACATGTGAATAATTGGTTTTGATTCGATAGTTTGATATGATATAAATTacgtgatatatatatatatatatatata
This genomic interval carries:
- the LOC142619127 gene encoding uncharacterized protein LOC142619127 isoform X2, coding for MATEMDHHYHHSYCGNEWSQTEVSSEGQQAQVVSISDILDHGSISFGRFAVDSLAWEKRSVFSHNRRQEELEKFKAPGFVAQKKAYFEEYYKKVRAMKALQAEQQQTTQPDSCLVAMSTITQVENAVNADFMKEEKKPINVSERQVLENDATRGILDSSKDATKEELGCCGNDNDKTSLTDETSVSLSAIELQHFVKGASSTSAVSKSSETAQHDCSVSDRAKHDANKQKKQSFSLNAKVTVASAEKRTHLDYRITKGAIKLSEKPKVSINDKIAGKKDNGIVSSKRSTPKIAKDISSNNVYSIRQNTEIRPNATVLRTSLVRASSVTSSPISIVSQVKAISTSKGSVDKLPTKLPLHERSTQSTTKEASVTGGLRKKALDNRRSCDGVDRKPLEPSGCQIRANGRVSENQRPKIMSMNLRAQNNVNQNYGVEAEQKSNVKGLQKKGDEKSNAGLGKDPKYASSTLFTIHKAPNPKPVPKIALSESVDLTHARREPRPKMPSWR
- the LOC142619127 gene encoding uncharacterized protein LOC142619127 isoform X1, giving the protein MATEMDHHYHHSYCGNEWSQTEVSSEGQQAQVVSISDILDHGSISFGRFAVDSLAWEKRSVFSHNRRQEELEKFKAPGFVAQKKAYFEEYYKKVRAMKALQAEQQQTTQPDSCLVAMSTITQVENAVNADFMKEEKKPINVSERQVLENDATRGILDSSKDATKEELGCCGNDNDKTSLTDETSVSLSAIELQHFVKGASSTSAVSKSSETAQHDCSVSDRAKHDANKQKKQSFSLNAKVTVASAEKRTHLDYRITKGAIKLSEKPKVSINDKIAGKKDNGIVSSKRSTPKIAKDISSNNVYSIRQNTEIRPNATVLRTSLVRASSVTSSPISIVSQVKAISTSKGSVDKLPTKLPLHERSTQSTTKEASVTGGLRKKALDNRRSCDGVDRKPLEPSGCQIRANGRVSENQRPKIMSMNLRAQNNVNQNYGVEAEQKSNVKGLQKKRNFQRWMHRSCLHFVCVQGDEKSNAGLGKDPKYASSTLFTIHKAPNPKPVPKIALSESVDLTHARREPRPKMPSWR